The following proteins are co-located in the Pseudomonas sp. ATCC 13867 genome:
- a CDS encoding DMT family transporter yields the protein MSKLLLLLPAIGVGALVALQAGSNSLLGRQLGHPLSASLTSLGVSLAAVIVALLAFRVPLPAVTGIAATPWWGWLGGIFGAAYLTVAVMLAPKMGAATFLACVVAGQMLMSALCDQFGWAGFPVRRLSPEGLLAVGLIIAGVVLLQWRGRVV from the coding sequence ATGTCGAAACTACTTCTGCTGCTGCCCGCCATCGGTGTGGGTGCGCTGGTCGCCCTGCAGGCCGGCAGCAATTCGCTGCTAGGCCGTCAACTGGGCCATCCGCTGAGTGCCAGCCTGACGTCCCTGGGAGTCAGCCTCGCGGCGGTGATCGTCGCGCTGCTGGCCTTCCGCGTGCCGCTGCCGGCGGTCACCGGGATCGCCGCGACGCCCTGGTGGGGGTGGCTTGGCGGAATCTTCGGCGCGGCCTACCTGACGGTGGCGGTGATGTTGGCGCCGAAGATGGGCGCGGCGACTTTCCTGGCCTGCGTGGTGGCGGGGCAGATGCTGATGTCGGCGCTGTGCGACCAGTTCGGCTGGGCCGGTTTCCCGGTGCGGCGGCTATCGCCCGAGGGCCTGCTGGCCGTCGGGCTGATCATCGCCGGGGTGGTGTTGTTGCAGTGGCGGGGGAGGGTGGTGTGA
- a CDS encoding MerR family transcriptional regulator encodes MRNLRAYQDRGLLPPPERRGRAGVYFASHLRRLRLINRLLERGYNIANIKELLESWERGHDLDHVLGLDEAIVGPWNLESPGSIEFSELQALFGDELNDVVIDQALAQGLLAFDGERISIPSPRLFNAGVELYRAGIPLAALLDHLAVLRTDTEHLAAGIVRLVVTHLVDKPGADLLPGAADLERLAEVFQRLRPVAEQVVLVELARGLKRSANEMLGERVGEILRRLETPE; translated from the coding sequence GTGCGCAACCTGCGCGCCTACCAGGATCGCGGCCTGCTGCCGCCACCCGAGCGCCGGGGCCGTGCCGGGGTGTACTTCGCCAGCCACCTGCGCCGGCTGCGGCTGATCAACCGCCTGCTGGAGCGCGGCTACAACATCGCCAACATCAAGGAGCTGCTGGAGAGCTGGGAGCGAGGCCACGATCTGGACCATGTGCTTGGCCTGGACGAAGCGATTGTCGGTCCGTGGAACCTGGAGTCCCCCGGCAGCATCGAGTTCAGCGAGCTGCAGGCACTGTTCGGCGACGAGCTGAACGACGTGGTGATCGATCAGGCGCTGGCGCAAGGCCTGCTGGCCTTCGACGGCGAGCGCATCAGCATTCCCAGCCCGCGCCTGTTCAACGCCGGCGTCGAGCTGTACCGCGCGGGTATTCCGCTGGCCGCGCTGCTGGATCATCTGGCCGTGCTGCGCACCGACACCGAACACCTGGCCGCCGGTATCGTGCGCCTGGTGGTGACCCATCTGGTGGACAAGCCCGGCGCCGACCTGCTGCCCGGCGCGGCCGATCTGGAGCGCCTTGCCGAAGTCTTCCAGCGCCTGCGGCCGGTGGCCGAGCAGGTGGTCCTGGTGGAGCTGGCGCGCGGCCTGAAGCGTTCGGCCAACGAGATGCTCGGCGAGCGTGTCGGGGAAATCCTGCGGCGGCTGGAAACACCGGAGTAA
- a CDS encoding PAS domain-containing hybrid sensor histidine kinase/response regulator: protein MSLSSGLIATVALLYMAVLFAIAFYGDRRRAPLSPRVRAWVYSLSLAVYCTSWTFFGAVGQAADQLWSFLPIYVGPVLLMLFAPWVLQKMIMISKQENITSIADFIAARYGKSQALAVVVALICIVCVLPYIALQLKGIVLGVNLLIGAGPDSTGIRSQDTALIVSLVLALFTIVFGTRSLDVTEHHRGMVLAIAFESLVKLAAFIAVGIFVTYGLYDGFGDLIDKARVAPQLADYWEETVHWPSMLLQTGVAMTAIMCLPRQFHVLVVENIEPRDLNQARWVFPIYLVLAALFVVPIALAGQMQLPAGVMPDSFVISLPLAEAHPALALLAFIGGASAATGMVIVASVALSTMVSNDMLLPWLLRRKGEAEQPFEVFRHWLLTVRRVSIALILLLAYVSYRLLGSTASLATIGQIAFAAIAQLGPAMIGALYWKQANRRGVFAGLAAGSVLWAYTLVLPVVAKGLGWPLETFPGLAWLAGQPFGLSIEPLTLGVLLSLIGNFALFGLVSVFSRTRVSEHWQASRFIGQEISQKLSSRSMLAVQLEDLLMLAARFVGEERARQSFIRFAYRQGKGFTPSQNANGEWIAHTERLLAGVLGASSARAVVKAAIEGREMQVEDVVKIADEASEVLQFNRALLQGAIENITQGISVVDQSLRLVAWNHRYLELFEYPEGLIYVGRPIADIIRYNAERNLCGPGDPDLHVAKRLYWMRQGTPHTSERLFPNGRVIELIGNPMPGGGFVMSFTDITAYRDAEQGLKDANEGLEQRVQERTFELSQLNQALTEAKGNAEAANQSKSRFLAAVSHDLMQPLNAARLFSAALSHQEKLPEEATELVRHLDSSLRSAEDLITDLLDISRLEGGRVSADVAAFPLANLYDTLGVEFRVLAQEHGIDFHVRGSKLRIESDIKLLRRVLQNFLTNAFRYAKGHVLLGVRREAGHLRLEVWDHGPGIPPDKLQVIFEEFKRLDSHQTRAEKGLGLGLAIADRLCKVLGHRLEVRSWPGKGSVFSVSVPLARQPAPVPINGHKVETPEQLNGAQVLCVDNEDSILTGMNSLLTRWGCRVLTARSREECQVLLEGDARPQLALIDYHLDDGELGTDLMAWLRTRLGEPVPGVVISADARPELVAQIHAAGLDFLPKPVKPAALRALLSRHLSLR from the coding sequence ATGTCGTTGTCCAGTGGGTTGATCGCAACGGTCGCCCTGCTCTACATGGCGGTCCTGTTCGCCATCGCGTTCTATGGCGACCGCCGTCGCGCCCCTCTTTCGCCACGCGTCCGCGCCTGGGTCTACAGCCTCTCCCTGGCGGTGTACTGCACCAGCTGGACCTTCTTCGGCGCCGTCGGCCAGGCCGCCGACCAGTTGTGGTCGTTCCTGCCGATCTACGTCGGCCCCGTGCTGCTCATGCTCTTCGCGCCCTGGGTGCTGCAGAAGATGATCATGATCAGCAAGCAGGAGAACATCACCTCCATCGCCGACTTCATCGCCGCGCGCTACGGCAAGTCGCAGGCGCTGGCGGTGGTGGTGGCGCTGATCTGCATCGTCTGCGTGCTGCCCTACATCGCCCTGCAGCTCAAGGGCATCGTCCTCGGCGTCAACCTGCTGATCGGCGCCGGCCCGGACTCCACCGGCATCCGCTCCCAGGACACCGCGCTGATCGTGTCGCTGGTGCTGGCGCTGTTCACCATCGTCTTCGGCACCCGCAGCCTGGACGTCACCGAACACCACCGCGGCATGGTCCTGGCCATCGCCTTCGAATCCCTGGTCAAGCTCGCCGCCTTCATCGCGGTCGGCATCTTCGTCACCTACGGCCTCTACGACGGTTTCGGCGACCTGATCGACAAGGCGCGCGTCGCCCCGCAACTGGCCGACTACTGGGAAGAAACCGTGCACTGGCCAAGCATGCTGCTGCAGACCGGCGTGGCGATGACCGCCATCATGTGCCTGCCGCGCCAGTTCCACGTGCTGGTGGTGGAGAACATCGAACCGCGCGACCTCAACCAGGCCCGCTGGGTGTTCCCGATCTACCTGGTGCTGGCCGCGCTGTTCGTGGTGCCCATAGCCCTCGCCGGGCAGATGCAACTGCCCGCCGGCGTGATGCCCGATTCCTTCGTGATCAGCCTGCCGCTGGCCGAGGCCCATCCGGCGCTGGCCCTGCTGGCCTTCATCGGCGGCGCTTCGGCGGCCACCGGCATGGTCATCGTCGCCAGCGTGGCGCTGTCCACGATGGTTTCCAACGACATGCTGCTGCCCTGGCTGCTGCGCCGCAAAGGCGAGGCCGAGCAGCCCTTCGAGGTGTTCCGCCACTGGCTGCTGACCGTGCGCCGGGTGAGCATCGCGCTGATCCTCCTGCTGGCCTACGTCAGCTACCGCCTGCTGGGCTCCACCGCGAGCCTGGCCACCATCGGCCAGATCGCCTTCGCCGCCATCGCCCAGCTGGGCCCGGCGATGATCGGCGCCCTGTACTGGAAGCAGGCCAACCGCCGCGGCGTATTCGCCGGCCTGGCCGCAGGCTCCGTGCTGTGGGCCTATACCCTGGTGCTGCCGGTAGTCGCCAAGGGCCTGGGCTGGCCACTGGAAACCTTCCCCGGCCTCGCCTGGCTCGCCGGCCAGCCGTTCGGCCTGTCCATCGAGCCGCTGACCCTCGGCGTGCTGCTCTCGCTGATCGGCAACTTCGCCCTGTTCGGGCTGGTCTCGGTGTTCTCCCGCACCCGCGTCTCCGAGCACTGGCAGGCCAGCCGCTTCATCGGCCAGGAAATCTCCCAGAAGCTCAGCTCGCGCTCGATGCTCGCGGTGCAGCTGGAAGACCTGCTGATGCTCGCCGCCCGCTTCGTCGGTGAGGAACGCGCGCGGCAGAGCTTCATCCGCTTCGCCTACCGCCAGGGCAAGGGCTTCACCCCGAGCCAGAACGCCAACGGCGAGTGGATCGCCCACACCGAGCGCCTGCTCGCCGGCGTGCTCGGCGCCTCTTCGGCGCGCGCCGTGGTGAAGGCCGCCATCGAAGGCCGCGAGATGCAGGTGGAGGACGTGGTGAAGATCGCCGACGAAGCCTCCGAGGTGCTGCAGTTCAACCGCGCGCTACTGCAGGGTGCCATCGAGAACATCACCCAGGGCATCAGCGTGGTCGACCAGTCCCTGCGCCTGGTGGCCTGGAACCACCGCTACCTGGAGCTCTTCGAATACCCGGAAGGACTGATCTACGTCGGCCGGCCGATCGCCGACATCATCCGCTACAACGCCGAACGCAATCTCTGCGGACCGGGCGACCCGGACCTGCACGTGGCCAAGCGCCTGTACTGGATGCGCCAGGGCACCCCGCATACCTCCGAGCGGCTGTTCCCCAATGGCCGGGTGATCGAGCTGATCGGCAACCCGATGCCCGGCGGCGGCTTCGTCATGAGCTTCACCGACATCACGGCCTACCGCGATGCCGAGCAGGGTCTCAAGGACGCCAACGAGGGCCTGGAGCAGCGCGTACAGGAGCGCACCTTCGAGCTCTCCCAACTGAACCAGGCGCTCACCGAGGCCAAGGGCAACGCCGAGGCGGCGAATCAGTCCAAATCGCGCTTCCTCGCCGCGGTCAGCCATGACCTGATGCAGCCGCTGAACGCCGCACGGCTATTCTCCGCCGCCCTCTCCCACCAGGAGAAACTGCCCGAGGAGGCCACTGAACTGGTGCGCCACCTGGATTCGTCGCTGCGCTCGGCGGAGGACCTGATCACCGACCTGCTGGACATCTCGCGTCTCGAGGGCGGCCGCGTCAGCGCGGATGTGGCGGCCTTCCCGCTGGCCAACCTGTACGACACCCTCGGCGTCGAATTCCGTGTGCTGGCCCAGGAGCATGGCATCGACTTCCACGTGCGCGGCAGCAAGCTGCGCATCGAGAGCGACATCAAGCTGCTGCGCCGGGTGCTGCAGAACTTCCTCACCAACGCCTTCCGCTATGCCAAGGGCCACGTGCTGCTCGGCGTGCGCCGCGAGGCCGGGCACCTGCGCCTGGAAGTCTGGGACCACGGCCCGGGCATTCCGCCGGACAAGCTGCAGGTGATCTTCGAGGAGTTCAAACGCCTGGACAGCCACCAGACTCGCGCCGAGAAGGGCCTGGGACTGGGCCTGGCGATCGCCGATCGGCTGTGCAAGGTGCTCGGCCATCGCCTGGAAGTACGCTCCTGGCCGGGCAAGGGCAGCGTCTTCAGCGTCAGCGTGCCGCTGGCCCGCCAGCCGGCGCCGGTACCGATCAACGGGCACAAGGTGGAAACCCCGGAACAGCTCAATGGCGCGCAGGTGCTCTGCGTGGACAATGAAGACAGCATCCTCACCGGCATGAACAGCCTGCTGACCCGCTGGGGCTGCCGCGTGCTCACCGCGCGCAGCCGCGAGGAGTGCCAGGTGCTGCTCGAAGGCGACGCGCGCCCGCAACTGGCGCTGATCGACTACCACCTGGACGACGGCGAACTGGGCACCGACCTGATGGCCTGGCTGCGCACCCGCCTGGGCGAACCGGTGCCGGGCGTGGTGATCAGCGCGGACGCCCGCCCCGAGCTGGTGGCGCAGATCCACGCGGCCGGGCTGGACTTCCTGCCCAAGCCGGTGAAGCCGGCGGCACTGCGGGCGCTGTTGAGTCGGCATTTGAGCTTGAGATAA
- a CDS encoding LysR substrate-binding domain-containing protein, protein MHPIHDLRRIDLNLLVILDALLDERHVSRAAERLAMTQPAVSHALNRLRDLLDDPLLVRAGNQMLLTRRAFDLAGPLRDILGGVRRLVLGDDFAPASAELELRLGMSDYGAWVVLPSLLAILRREAPGIHLDVRQASRLGMAEQVASGELDAALGVFPMLPEGVRAQRLFEERFVCLCAAETLAGRSRLTLEEYLAAPHLRVALQQSPAEEIDSHLENLGRRRQVAATVPHFSVAPSLLAGTDLVLTIAERMLPDDLGAHGLASFEPPLHLARFDFVQIWSDSREDDPARRWLRGKLAQAVGLDLRKPARDN, encoded by the coding sequence ATGCACCCGATTCATGACTTACGCCGTATCGACCTCAACCTGCTGGTGATCCTCGACGCCTTGCTGGATGAACGCCATGTCTCCCGCGCCGCCGAGCGCCTGGCCATGACCCAGCCGGCGGTGAGCCATGCGCTGAACCGCCTGCGCGACCTGCTGGACGACCCGCTGCTGGTGCGCGCCGGCAACCAGATGCTGTTGACTCGCCGCGCCTTCGACCTCGCCGGGCCGCTGCGCGACATCCTCGGTGGCGTGCGCCGGCTGGTGCTGGGCGACGACTTCGCCCCGGCCAGCGCCGAACTGGAGCTGCGCCTGGGCATGTCCGACTACGGCGCCTGGGTGGTGCTGCCGTCGCTGCTGGCGATCCTTCGACGCGAGGCGCCCGGCATTCATCTGGACGTGCGCCAGGCCTCGCGGCTGGGGATGGCCGAGCAGGTGGCCAGCGGCGAGCTGGATGCGGCCCTCGGCGTCTTCCCCATGCTGCCTGAGGGCGTACGCGCCCAGCGCCTGTTCGAGGAACGCTTCGTCTGCCTGTGCGCCGCCGAAACCCTCGCCGGGCGCTCCCGCCTGACGCTGGAGGAATACCTTGCCGCACCGCACCTGCGGGTCGCGCTGCAGCAAAGCCCGGCGGAGGAGATCGACAGTCACCTGGAAAACCTCGGCCGCCGGCGCCAGGTGGCCGCCACCGTGCCGCACTTCAGCGTCGCCCCCAGCCTGCTGGCGGGTACCGACCTGGTCCTGACCATCGCCGAGCGCATGTTGCCGGACGATCTCGGCGCCCACGGGCTGGCGAGCTTCGAGCCGCCGCTGCACCTGGCGCGCTTCGACTTCGTACAGATCTGGTCGGATAGCCGCGAGGACGACCCTGCGCGACGCTGGCTGCGGGGCAAGCTGGCCCAGGCCGTCGGCCTGGACTTGCGAAAACCGGCACGCGACAACTGA